DNA from Chloroflexota bacterium:
CGGTCTCGTTGAGAAAGTGGACAAGCTTGTACGCCAGGGAAATGTCAAAAAAGTTCGTATCATGCATCTGGGAAAACCTCTCATAGATATTTCGCTGGACCTTCGTGATACTACATCTGATGTACCACTATTCCTCATCCCGGTGCATGCTGCGGTCAGTAAAATTACGGAGCTGATAAATTACTGCACTATTGAAATCGACTTGGTAGATAGAAAGTTTACTTATGAATACCCCGATTTTTAAAACGAACCCACATGAGACATAACATTACCGAAAGTTATGATAGGCAGAATGAGTGTAGCGATAACATGCATTAAACAGGTACCAGACACCACCCAGGTAAAAGTTGACCCGGTAACCGGCACCCTAATTAGAGAGGGTGTTCCTTTCATTATGAATCCATTTGATACGCACGCATTGGAAGAAAGCCTCAGGCTTAAGGATAAATATGGATTCAGGGTGGTGGTTATCTCGATGGGCCCTCCCAGCACCGAGATAATACTGCGGAGGGCTCTGGCTCTGGGAGCAGATGAAGTAGTGCTTTTAAGCGACCGTTCTTTTGGTGGGGCAGATACTCTGGCGACCAGTCTCGTCCTGTCCTCGGCTATCCAACGACTGGTTCAGAACGAAAAAGCGGCGGTGGTAATTTGCGGCCGGCAGACCATTGATGGAGATACCGCTCAGGTTGGGCCAGGGATTGCTACTCGCCTGGGATATTCACAGCTAACTTTCGTCAATAATATCGAGAACATAGACCTTCAGGCGAAAAAGGTGAGGGTTAGACGTAAATTAGGTACATACAGCGAATTAGTGGAGGCACCTTTGCCTGCCGTGATTTCTGTGGAGCGGGAGATAAATCGTCTACGATATCCTACCGTGCTGAAGCGTCTGACAGCTGAGGGTGCTGAGGTAAC
Protein-coding regions in this window:
- a CDS encoding electron transfer flavoprotein subunit beta/FixA family protein translates to MSVAITCIKQVPDTTQVKVDPVTGTLIREGVPFIMNPFDTHALEESLRLKDKYGFRVVVISMGPPSTEIILRRALALGADEVVLLSDRSFGGADTLATSLVLSSAIQRLVQNEKAAVVICGRQTIDGDTAQVGPGIATRLGYSQLTFVNNIENIDLQAKKVRVRRKLGTYSELVEAPLPAVISVEREINRLRYPTVLKRLTAEGAEVTLWSNEEMKLDTETVGLKGSATQVSKIFSPERAIGEILGDGLNDPEEAAHLLIRKLVEKDIINL
- a CDS encoding DUF4342 domain-containing protein yields the protein MVVGERISITGSGLVEKVDKLVRQGNVKKVRIMHLGKPLIDISLDLRDTTSDVPLFLIPVHAAVSKITELINYCTIEIDLVDRKFTYEYPDF